In Euwallacea fornicatus isolate EFF26 chromosome 2, ASM4011564v1, whole genome shotgun sequence, one genomic interval encodes:
- the LOC136344524 gene encoding alpha-crystallin A chain-like, with protein MDQVIFHPDHFEILIDLRGFRPEEIKCILTANTVEVIAQNAQQMENAQKILYLVRQYLLPKNASSEQGYCCLVGEGMLFITAPWIM; from the exons ATGGACCAAGTCATTTTCCATCCTGATCACTTTGAG atattaaTAGACCTCAGGGGGTTTCGCCCCGAAGAAATTAAATGCATATTAACAGCAAACACTGTGGAAGTGATCGCTCAAAATGCTCAACAAATGGAGAATGCACAAAAAATACTCTATTTAGTCAGGCAGTACCTCTTacccaaaaatgcttcttcTGAACAGGGCTACTGTTGCCTTGTGGGAGAAGGAATGTTATTCATAACAGCCCCATGGATAATGtag
- the LOC136344474 gene encoding uncharacterized protein isoform X1: protein MAVNGPLVRLRRLMDVNQPTIILDDIVSRNLEPLINNTKKQIAQAKYYEKYPQNESPMTRADKGPVHQRLGLKQIRLKRMVPLGTNTSSILPKKKFFRNNGNNSFGPNQNNRTKLNRLFTVQSRFQRIRSQQLQRINGVPVKLRRLTTSPATNLTVEVRNPNYNCLEYTPVQRFKMILNPEIQSEILDIQSECQTTMGPLPPLMRVTPVTTARKITDIFACL, encoded by the exons ATGGCTGTAAATG GACCATTGGTAAGGCTGCGGCGCCTTATGGATGTTAATCAACCTACCATCATACTTGATGACATAGTATCCAGGAATTTAGAGCCGTTAATAAACAACACCAAAAAGCAGATTGCTCAAGCTAAGTATTACGAAAAATATCCACAAAATGAAAGTCCAATGACCCGAGCTGACAAAGGGCCAGTGCACCAGAGACTTGGACTTAAACAAATAAGATTGAAGCGCATGGTACCATTAGGAACTAATACTTCATCTATCCTCCCcaaaaagaagtttttcagaaataatggaaataatagtttt GGTCCAAACCAAAATAATAGAACCAAACTGAACCGGTTATTCACAGTACAATCGCGGTTTCAAAGAATTCGAAGCCAGCAGTTGCAGCGAATCAATGGAGTCCCAGTTAAATTACGAAGACTTACCACTTCACCAGCCACAAATCTTACAGTAGAAGTCAGAAACCCAAATTACAATTGTTTAGAATATACTCCAGTGCAACGATTCAAGATGATATTGAATCCTGAAATTCAATCGGAAATTTTGGACATTCAAAGCGAGTGCCAGACTACTATGGGGCCTTTGCCTCCTCTAATGAGGGTCACTCCAGTTACCACTGCAAGAAAAATTACTGATATTTTCGCTtgtctttaa
- the HisT gene encoding uncharacterized MFS-type transporter C09D4.1, which produces MNPPHLDTESKCPPDSTSLPGIEKPKVYSVRWLILALFVFFSASNAMQWIQYTIISNVIRDYYNVSADWVNWTSLIYMILYIPFIFPGSYLLEKLGLRLAILIGIFGTCLGAWIKVASVDPGRFYVGFVGQSIVALSQVFVLSVPARLAAIWFGPDQVSSACSIGVFGNQIGVAAGFVIPPMIVTGGTVPEITIQLYILFIGVAILTSIILLLMLLFFKNAPLTPPSYAAQQQGEESVNFKQSLINLFKNRSFVLLLMAYGINVGVFYAISTLLSDIILRFYKGAEQDAGRIGLVITVAGMVGSVCCGYILDRSRKFKETTIVVYAFSLIGMIIFTFTLNKGLYIVYLVSGFLGFFMTGLLPVGFELGSELTYPEPEGTQAGLLNAASQVFGIGFTNIYSKLFYDVNDIWANISMSISLAVGLFMISCVSSKLKRQAAIVTEK; this is translated from the exons ATGAATCCTCCTCATTTGGACACAGAATCCAAATGCCCACCAGACTCAACCTCATTACCAGGCATCGAAAAACCTAAAGTTTATTCTGTAAGATGGTTAATTCTGGCTCTGTTCGTTTTCTTCTCTGCTTCGAATGCGATGCAATGGATCCAATACACCATTATCAGCAACGTAATAAGGGACTACTACAACGTCTCTGCAGACTGGGTCAATTGGACTTCTTTAATTTACATGATCTTATATATTCCGTTTATTTTTCCTGGTAGCTATTTACTGGAAAAGTTG GGTCTGCGATTAGCTATTTTAATCGGGATCTTCGGAACATGTTTGGGTGCCTGGATAAAGGTAGCTTCAGTCGATCCAGGCAGATTTTATGTTGGATTTGTTGGCCAAAGTATAGTGGCTCTGTCTCAAGTATTTGTTCTTTCAGTACCAGCTAGATTAGCGGCTATTTGGTTTGGGCCTGATCAGGTGTCTTCAGCATGCAGTATCGGGGTTTTTGGAAATCAG ATTGGCGTGGCTGCAGGTTTCGTCATCCCCCCAATGATAGTCACAGGAGGAACTGTCCCTGAAATAACCATTCAACTGTACATCCTTTTCATAGGGGTGGCAATTCTGACCTCAATCATTCTTCTTCTAATGCTTCTAT tttttaaaaatgctccTTTAACTCCACCCTCATACGCAGCTCAACAGCAGGGAGAAGAATCTGTGAACTTTAAACAATCTCTGATAAATTTGTTCAAGAACCGCAGCTTTGTGCTGCTGCTTATGGCCTACGGAATCAATGTTGGAGTGTTTTATGCCATTTCCACATTACTAAGTGATATTATTTTGAGGTTTTATAAG ggGGCTGAACAAGACGCAGGTCGTATTGGCCTTGTAATCACAGTAGCAGGAATGGTTGGTTCAGTCTGTTGTGGATATATCCTTGATCGTTCCAGAAAATTCAA AGAAACAACGATAGTAGTCTACGCATTTTCCTTAATTGGAATGATAATCTTCACTTTCACATTAAATAAAGGTCTTTACATCGTTTACTTAGTTTCCGGATTTCTTGG aTTCTTTATGACTGGTCTACTGCCCGTAGGCTTCGAATTAGGATCTGAATTGACCTATCCTGAACCTGAAGGTACTCAAGCAGGGTTGCTCAATGCTGCTTCTCAAGTTTTTGGTATAGGATTCACTAATATTTATTCCAAGCTGTTTTATGATGTTAATGATATTTGGGCTAACATATCCATGTCCATTTCTCTTGCCGTGGGACTGTTTATGATTTCATGTGTAAGCTCAAAACTGAAACGACAAGCTGCTATCGTCACtgaaaagtaa
- the LOC136344474 gene encoding uncharacterized protein isoform X2 — MDVNQPTIILDDIVSRNLEPLINNTKKQIAQAKYYEKYPQNESPMTRADKGPVHQRLGLKQIRLKRMVPLGTNTSSILPKKKFFRNNGNNSFGPNQNNRTKLNRLFTVQSRFQRIRSQQLQRINGVPVKLRRLTTSPATNLTVEVRNPNYNCLEYTPVQRFKMILNPEIQSEILDIQSECQTTMGPLPPLMRVTPVTTARKITDIFACL, encoded by the exons ATGGATGTTAATCAACCTACCATCATACTTGATGACATAGTATCCAGGAATTTAGAGCCGTTAATAAACAACACCAAAAAGCAGATTGCTCAAGCTAAGTATTACGAAAAATATCCACAAAATGAAAGTCCAATGACCCGAGCTGACAAAGGGCCAGTGCACCAGAGACTTGGACTTAAACAAATAAGATTGAAGCGCATGGTACCATTAGGAACTAATACTTCATCTATCCTCCCcaaaaagaagtttttcagaaataatggaaataatagtttt GGTCCAAACCAAAATAATAGAACCAAACTGAACCGGTTATTCACAGTACAATCGCGGTTTCAAAGAATTCGAAGCCAGCAGTTGCAGCGAATCAATGGAGTCCCAGTTAAATTACGAAGACTTACCACTTCACCAGCCACAAATCTTACAGTAGAAGTCAGAAACCCAAATTACAATTGTTTAGAATATACTCCAGTGCAACGATTCAAGATGATATTGAATCCTGAAATTCAATCGGAAATTTTGGACATTCAAAGCGAGTGCCAGACTACTATGGGGCCTTTGCCTCCTCTAATGAGGGTCACTCCAGTTACCACTGCAAGAAAAATTACTGATATTTTCGCTtgtctttaa
- the LOC136344474 gene encoding uncharacterized protein isoform X3, with product MPNFLDLKWRVTSAGPLVRLRRLMDVNQPTIILDDIVSRNLEPLINNTKKQIAQAKYYEKYPQNESPMTRADKGPVHQRLGLKQIRLKRMVPLGTNTSSILPKKKFFRNNGNNSFGPNQNNRTKLNRLFTVQSRFQRIRSQQLQRINGVPVKLRRLTTSPATNLTVEVRNPNYNCLEYTPVQRFKMILNPEIQSEILDIQSECQTTMGPLPPLMRVTPVTTARKITDIFACL from the exons GACCATTGGTAAGGCTGCGGCGCCTTATGGATGTTAATCAACCTACCATCATACTTGATGACATAGTATCCAGGAATTTAGAGCCGTTAATAAACAACACCAAAAAGCAGATTGCTCAAGCTAAGTATTACGAAAAATATCCACAAAATGAAAGTCCAATGACCCGAGCTGACAAAGGGCCAGTGCACCAGAGACTTGGACTTAAACAAATAAGATTGAAGCGCATGGTACCATTAGGAACTAATACTTCATCTATCCTCCCcaaaaagaagtttttcagaaataatggaaataatagtttt GGTCCAAACCAAAATAATAGAACCAAACTGAACCGGTTATTCACAGTACAATCGCGGTTTCAAAGAATTCGAAGCCAGCAGTTGCAGCGAATCAATGGAGTCCCAGTTAAATTACGAAGACTTACCACTTCACCAGCCACAAATCTTACAGTAGAAGTCAGAAACCCAAATTACAATTGTTTAGAATATACTCCAGTGCAACGATTCAAGATGATATTGAATCCTGAAATTCAATCGGAAATTTTGGACATTCAAAGCGAGTGCCAGACTACTATGGGGCCTTTGCCTCCTCTAATGAGGGTCACTCCAGTTACCACTGCAAGAAAAATTACTGATATTTTCGCTtgtctttaa